A DNA window from Enoplosus armatus isolate fEnoArm2 chromosome 9, fEnoArm2.hap1, whole genome shotgun sequence contains the following coding sequences:
- the sostdc1a gene encoding sclerostin domain-containing protein 1a, protein MHLSAYESCHSLVVLCILLRSCQALKNDATELLFPPVSAPVPEVQSNVTLNRARNGGRGAGSAAHDRGERSQIGCRELRSTKYISDGHCTSINPIKELVCTGECLPAQMLQNWIGGAYGRKFWGRRSSNQDWRCVNDKTRTQRIQLQCQDGSTRTYKITVVTSCKCKRYSRQHNESGSKFEETSLSPPQLLHKHKSKSKRRLGKNRLSENWHETEP, encoded by the exons ATGCACCTGAGCGCGTACGAGTCGTGCCATTCCTTGGTCGTGCTTTGCATCCTCCTGAGGAGCTGCCAAGCCCTCAAGAACGACGCCACGGAGCTCCTGTTCCCGCCTGTGAGCGCGCCGGTGCCGGAGGTCCAGAGCAACGTGACCCTGAACCGCGCCCGGAACGGTGGCAGAGGAGCCGGCAGCGCGGCGCACGACAGAGGCG AACGAAGCCAAATCGGATGCAGAGAGCTGCGGTCCACTAAGTATATCTCCGATGGCCACTGCACCAGCATCAACCCCATCAAGGAGCTGGTGTGCACTGGTGAGTGTCTGCCAGCTCAGATGCTTCAAAACTGGATCGGCGGTGCCTATGGCAGGAAGTTCTGGGGTCGCCGGAGCAGCAACCAGGACTGGCGGTGTGTCAACGACAAGACCCGCACCCAGCGCATCCAGCTGCAGTGCCAGGACGGCAGCACAAGAACATACAAGATCACCGTGGTCACCTCCTGTAAGTGCAAGAGGTACTCGAGGCAGCACAACGAATCGGGCAGCAAGTTCGAGGAGACGTCTCTGTCGCCGCCGCAGCTCCTGCACAAGCACAAGTCCAAGAGCAAGAGGAGGCTCGGCAAGAACCGGCTGAGCGAGAACTGGCACGAGACTGAACCCTGA
- the crppa gene encoding D-ribitol-5-phosphate cytidylyltransferase isoform X1: protein MEVKHTDMQSHSSALDRPAHPGIFPTREAGKSDHQLAERSVDFLVSVVLPAGGTGERTGLQTPKQFFPCLGRPLLSYTIQAFERVSWIQSIVVTVAKENMDLMTDIIQRFQHRKVRAVPGGSTRHRSICNGVLALGEGGAEERPADRPKVVIIHDAVRPFVEEDFLYKIAMAAKEQGAAGAIRPLVSTVIATTSEGYLDHSLERAKYRTSEMPQGFTFDVIYQAYQRCSESDFEFGTDCLHLALQYCGTNAKLIQGPPMLWKVTYKPDLAAAESIIKETLSQSACVITGGSAQAVTLADALQKSLNMELDVVPDLMGENARYLLKEWNFIQVSVNRSCLSEVEAILTDLEATNRALLHPLVVIWVHLSSSDELSIRGGMVEPAAIVDLASAAKHRNILLYGIQLHQSKDAERWERSVLNVAEIMSALIQERSPALVGQLLQA, encoded by the exons ATGGAGGTGAAGCACACCGACATGCAGAGCCACAGTTCTGCCCTGGACAGGCCCGCTCATCCCGGGATTTTCCCAACCCGTGAGGCCGGGAAAAGCGACCACCAGCTGGCCGAACGCAGCGTCGACTTCCTGGTGTCTGTGGTTCTTCCTGCTGGCGGCACCGGAGAGAGAACCGGACTACAGACACCGAAACAGTTCTTCCCGTGTCTGGGTCGGCCGCTCTTAAGCTACACCATCCAGGCTTTCGAGAG GGTGTCATGGATCCAGAGCATCGTGGTCACTGTtgccaaagaaaacatggaCCTGATGACGGACATCATCCAGCGCTTCCAGCACAGGAAGGTTCGAGCGGTGCCAGGCGGCTCGACTCGTCACAGGTCGATCTGTAACGGAGTCCTGGCTCTGGGCGAGGGGGGGGCGGAGGAGAGGCCGGCGGACAGACCAAAGGTGGTCATCATCCACGATGCTGTGCGGCCTTTTGTGGAGGAGGACTTCCTGTACAAGATAGCCATGGCTGCCAAGGAACAGGGG GCAGCAGGAGCTATCCGACCTCTTGTTTCCACGGTGATAGCCACCACATCAGAGGGCTACCTGGATCATTCTCTGGAGCGAGCCAAGTACAGAACCAGCGAGATGCCTCAGGGATTCACATTCGATGTCATCTATCAAGCTTATCAGAGG TGCAGTGAGTCAGACTTTGAGTTTGGCACCGATTGTCTCCATCTGGCTCTGCAGTACTGTGGCACCAATGCCAAGCTCATCCAGGGTCCGCCAATGCTGTGGAAG GTAACCTACAAACCGGATTTAGCTGCTGCAGAGTCCATCATCAAAG agaCTCTCTCGCAGTCGGCCTGTGTTATCACAGGTGGATCTGCACAAGCTGTGACGCTGGCTGACGCCCTGCAGAAATCTCTCAACATG GAACTGGATGTCGTCCCAGACCTGATGGGAGAAAACGCCAGGTATCTGTTAAAGGAGTGGAACTTCATCCAGGTTTCT GTCAATCGTTCTTGCCTGTCTGAAGTGGAGGCCATACTGACAGATTTGGAGGCAACGAATCGGGCTCTTCTCCACCCGCTGGTCGTCATTTGG gTGCATTTGAGCAGTTCAGATGAGCTGTCCATCAGAGGGGGGATGGTAGAGCCAGCAGCCATCGTGGACCTGGCCTCTGCAGCCAAGCACCGAAATATTCTCCTTTACGGCATCCAGCTTCATCAGTCAAAG
- the crppa gene encoding D-ribitol-5-phosphate cytidylyltransferase isoform X2, giving the protein MEVKHTDMQSHSSALDRPAHPGIFPTREAGKSDHQLAERSVDFLVSVVLPAGGTGERTGLQTPKQFFPCLGRPLLSYTIQAFERVSWIQSIVVTVAKENMDLMTDIIQRFQHRKVRAVPGGSTRHRSICNGVLALGEGGAEERPADRPKVVIIHDAVRPFVEEDFLYKIAMAAKEQGCSESDFEFGTDCLHLALQYCGTNAKLIQGPPMLWKVTYKPDLAAAESIIKETLSQSACVITGGSAQAVTLADALQKSLNMELDVVPDLMGENARYLLKEWNFIQVSVNRSCLSEVEAILTDLEATNRALLHPLVVIWVHLSSSDELSIRGGMVEPAAIVDLASAAKHRNILLYGIQLHQSKDAERWERSVLNVAEIMSALIQERSPALVGQLLQA; this is encoded by the exons ATGGAGGTGAAGCACACCGACATGCAGAGCCACAGTTCTGCCCTGGACAGGCCCGCTCATCCCGGGATTTTCCCAACCCGTGAGGCCGGGAAAAGCGACCACCAGCTGGCCGAACGCAGCGTCGACTTCCTGGTGTCTGTGGTTCTTCCTGCTGGCGGCACCGGAGAGAGAACCGGACTACAGACACCGAAACAGTTCTTCCCGTGTCTGGGTCGGCCGCTCTTAAGCTACACCATCCAGGCTTTCGAGAG GGTGTCATGGATCCAGAGCATCGTGGTCACTGTtgccaaagaaaacatggaCCTGATGACGGACATCATCCAGCGCTTCCAGCACAGGAAGGTTCGAGCGGTGCCAGGCGGCTCGACTCGTCACAGGTCGATCTGTAACGGAGTCCTGGCTCTGGGCGAGGGGGGGGCGGAGGAGAGGCCGGCGGACAGACCAAAGGTGGTCATCATCCACGATGCTGTGCGGCCTTTTGTGGAGGAGGACTTCCTGTACAAGATAGCCATGGCTGCCAAGGAACAGGGG TGCAGTGAGTCAGACTTTGAGTTTGGCACCGATTGTCTCCATCTGGCTCTGCAGTACTGTGGCACCAATGCCAAGCTCATCCAGGGTCCGCCAATGCTGTGGAAG GTAACCTACAAACCGGATTTAGCTGCTGCAGAGTCCATCATCAAAG agaCTCTCTCGCAGTCGGCCTGTGTTATCACAGGTGGATCTGCACAAGCTGTGACGCTGGCTGACGCCCTGCAGAAATCTCTCAACATG GAACTGGATGTCGTCCCAGACCTGATGGGAGAAAACGCCAGGTATCTGTTAAAGGAGTGGAACTTCATCCAGGTTTCT GTCAATCGTTCTTGCCTGTCTGAAGTGGAGGCCATACTGACAGATTTGGAGGCAACGAATCGGGCTCTTCTCCACCCGCTGGTCGTCATTTGG gTGCATTTGAGCAGTTCAGATGAGCTGTCCATCAGAGGGGGGATGGTAGAGCCAGCAGCCATCGTGGACCTGGCCTCTGCAGCCAAGCACCGAAATATTCTCCTTTACGGCATCCAGCTTCATCAGTCAAAG